The genome window TCCAGACTCCATAGGACCAACAGGGCTGAGTTCCGGACTCCATAGACCATAGTCATCTCATCCCTCCCAAGTCCCAACTCCGCTGCTACGCCTTCTTCTACATCGCAATCACGCGCCCGTCCGGCTCTCCCCCTTCTCCCTCGCCCTCACGCGCTCACGCCCTCACCTCAGTCCTCATCGCTCTCGGCCGCCTGCTTAAACCCTCCGCTCGAACCGGAACCCAACCAAGAACAGATCCAAAACGCAAGCCGCACCATGTCTCGTGTCGCGGGCTCGCGCCTCCTCCCTAGGATCTCTGCGCTCTCCTTCTGCACCGCCTCCCCGGCAACCGCCGCCGCTTCCTCCTCCTCATCCACAGCGGCGGTGGCAGCGGCAGCCGCCACCGCCTCCGAGGCTTCCTCCACCGCCGGAGACCCATCCTCCCAGCCGCCCCAGACTGCCCGCAAGCCGTGGGGCGCGCTCAAGTTCGCCGCCTTCGCCGCCGTGTCCACCGCGGTTGGCGGCACGGGCTACGTCAGCTACGGTACGGCTCTCAATCCCTGTCCCGCGCGGGCCCATGCGGTCCCGAAGCTCAGCTTCGCGGTTTCACTCCCCTTGGAGATTCAGGAGAAATTTGGAACTTTGACACTCCCATCCGCCGCATACGTCGTCCAAACAAATACGCTAGTGACCATCAAGTGAGCTTAAGAAAGGACAATGTTTCTCTGGAGAAAATGTGAGAACGGAGGTGCCACTGGTAGCAGTTACGTTTTGAGGAATGCCATACTGGCGTATGCGGCGGACGGGAGTGCCAAAGTTCCAAATTTCTCGAGATTCAGCGAGGGTCTGGCTTTTGGTTCAATGTCCTGTGTGGTCATTTGTTTTCTTCTCCTGTGTTTAGCTTATTCTCTAGAGGAAGTGGATCAGATGACGCGGGAGCTCCGGAAGAAGTCGAAGCAGCCCATTCCTGAGGATGCTTCTGGCTTTGAGGTAATGCTGCAATATGTCAAGGTTAAGCTCCTCTTGTTAGCTACGTAGTCATGAACAGCAGTGCCTAGTTATTGTAGAGGGAATTATGAAACGTGACCTTTGAACTTTGATGATGAGAGATCTAATTAGTCGTGCGAAACACTGATGCTGAACTATCGTGAAGCTGGTGAGGTGGCTATTTAGCTGCCGAACTTTAGCTCTTGAGCTAGAAATTTGCATGTGCTAAAACTGCATATCGGGAACTTTGGTTTTACTGCATTTCTTGCTTCAACCTTGAGATAGCAGATGTCATCCCCCCCTCTCTCCAACGCTTGCATTCTGGGAGTCTAATAGAAGACCTGAAGTGGTTTTACAGGACTAATAGTGTTTACTATATCCCAACCATGCAATAAAGTAACTATTTTTCTTGTCTACAGAGGTTTCAGGCTATGGCTTATTCAGCAGCTATGAAAGGTAGCTCTACAACCTACTCTTTCGTTATGTTTCTCATTACTATCTATGCCCTTTGGATTTTCTATGTGTAATGCAGATCTTTTGTTTGACTAGCTAACAAGCAATGCACCTTCCTGTTATTATTGCTTAAACTGGAGCCTTGAGGCGATTTCTGTCAACTTCACTGTATATAACTGCCACCCTTAAATACAATATTCTATATTCATAACACTAGAGTCCCTGATGTGTGCATGCTGTAACTTTGAATTTAAAATCCCTTTGCAGTAAATTTCAAATACAGTACCAGACTTCACATTTGAGAATACCACACTATGTAGGATTATATGCATATGTAAAATAGCTAGGTAACATTATCAGAAACTTACATCACATATCATGATTTACTAGATTGGGTTTGGTTATTGTAGGTAGCACCCTAATAATAGACTGTTTGAAGTTATGTGCATTAGATATGCCGCAGCCACTTGCTGAGAAGGGCATGCGTAGTTGGACTGTAGTGACTTCTGGTTGTGGATAATTTGAGCCATATACTGTAAAGTAGTGAACGATGATGACTGTATCTAAACATGTCACAGGGAAGGAGCATGATATGAGCTTACTATTAATCTACTCATCCTGGATACTGGTTCTTTTGGTTAACATCTTCATCTACTCATCGTGTTAGAAAAAAAAATAAAGTTCCTGTTCAGGTTGTGTGCTAGATACTTCAATTCTTTTTTGCTGCCCGTTAGTACTCAGGATTGTATGATCTGTTCTGTAGTTCCTGTTGCCGCTATTGAGGTATACATGGATGTGAGGAGCCAAATTGAAGATCAAATTCGGGTCAGTACAAATGGTAAAACTTTTTTTCCTTCATGGATCCATGTTGGATGTTATGATGAAATGCCCATAATCATACTAGTACATGTTTACCTTAGGGATTTAGCGAACCAGTATCAGACAAACTTCTTCCAGATCTTGCTCCTCAAGAGCAGCATGTATTGACTCTAGTTCTGGATCTGAACGAGACTCTTGTATACTCAGATTGGAAGGTGAACTTTTATTTTCCATACAAACTTTCAGTTTTTTGTCTACTACGGAGTATGTATCTCTTTATACTGCATTATTGCGACATGAACTAAACTGTAATGTAACACAAAATTGTAGACCAGGTTTATATAGGGCTATATATTTTAGTACATACAATTAAATATTCCTATTTTTTCTACCATACTCATTTCATATTTTTTGCTTGCCCATCTGGCTGACTGATTTATCGAGAATTCCAGTCTAATGTTTTTTTCTTAAATAAACATGTGTATAGCGTGAGAGAGGATGGAGGACCTTTAAGAGGCCAGGAGTGGATGCTTTTCTTGAACATCTCGGGAGGTTTTATGAAATTGTTGTGTATTCTGATCAGCTTAGTATGGTAAGTTTTTCAGAACTTACAATTCACTTTTATTTGCAACTGTGTAACCTGCATGAAACTTTGTTGCATGTGCAGTATGTTGATCCTGTTGTTGATAGGCTGGATCCAAAGGGCAATATTCGACATAGGCTATCAAGAGTTGCAACTAAGTATGAAAATGGAAAACATTATCGGGTATGCGGGATCTTACATGATATTGTGTTAGTAATGGAATTGTTGTGTAATCGTTTTGCTGTGCTGACATACTTTATAAATGGGTCCTTAAAATGTATGGATGCTTTGAATACTGATTCTGCCTGGTCATTCCTATTTATATGTGGTATACTTCTCTTCAATACTCTATCCAATAATTTACAACGGGGTAGGCTAATAGTGGCATAACATGGATTGAAATATGATAGAAGttcatttcttgtaataactggtCAAGTTTGTAGAGTGAAGTGGTTTTACATAATGTTTCTGGTCCATGTATTAAGCAATATTTTCTCCAAACATAGGAGAGCTGTGTATCATTGTATTAGTAACCGTTACAAACACATTCTTTACCAATATCCATGAGAGACAGACCCTGAGTGCCAGCCATAAACCTAAGCTGCATCTCCTCTGGCGAGCTTCAGATTTTCAGGAAGACATGGAGAAGATCCATCAAGCACACAGCGATTCTGGTGCTTCCAAATTGTCCAAGATTCTAAGATGACAAGGGAATTGAGTCCCTTTTTTTTTATTTCACCACCGGTTCCTACAGAAATGTCTCCAGGCTGTGGAGACAGAGATTGTAAGCAAACCTTTTGCAGTAGGCTGAAGCAGAATTGCTTGGTAAATAACAAAATCAACTATTGCTGAATTTTATTCCTCCTGATCCCAAAGGCGGCATTTGGTGGGATGAGGCAGACGGCAGACCTCGTCGTGCTTAGAGATTGTTAGTCTAGCACTTGCTGTGTGTCACAAGCCATATAAAAAAGTGGCACTTGCTTGGTGTTCCAGATCGTTTCCCATGTCCCAAAGATGTATTAAGTGACTTCCTAAGATGAGTTGCCTGTCGTTTCTTTTGCTTTGTTGTAACTTTTCATCATGCACACCAATCTTCTGCAATTTGCATGACACCTTCCAAAACCAATCCTCAGATAATGCCCTATCCGATTCTGAAATTCTTTACTGTTGTAGTATATTGAAAGTAACTAGGGAACTTTATTCACAACGATACAATCAACATTCATGTGTTCACTAATTACTTATTGTTGATAATCTCATCAGtcatcacccccccccccccaaattgACTGCTCTTTCCAGTGATTAGTATTGTTCTAAGTCTGAGTGGTAAATGTTTTTACTGGTAGTAATTGTAAGATCTAAATAACATTTTAAGAGGCATGTATTCTGCATTGATTTTTCAAGACTGACCCTTTGTGATGTCATTACTAGGATTTGTCGAAGCTGAACAGAAATCCTGCTCAAGTTCTTTATATCAGCGCTCATGCTAAAGAGTCAAGTCTGCAGCCTGAAAATTCTGTGGAAATTAAACCTTGGAAGCTTGAAAATGATGACACTCAACTGCTTGATCTTATTCCATTTCTAGAATGTAAGTATTGGACATCATCTATTTCATCCCATTAAGCCAGGCTTTTCCAATTTTCTAATAATCTAATTTGCTAATTTCCCCCCAATGTTTATAAACATAAACTTTCTGTAGATGTTGCTATGGCAAGACCTTCTGACATCAGGGCTGTTCTTGCATCCTATCAAAGTGGTGATATTGCTGCCGAGTTTATTGAGCGCTCTAAGGAGCACCAGAGGTCTGTGGATATTTTCCTATGT of Zea mays cultivar B73 chromosome 8, Zm-B73-REFERENCE-NAM-5.0, whole genome shotgun sequence contains these proteins:
- the LOC100274327 gene encoding Mitochondrial import inner membrane translocase subunit TIM50, which produces MSRVAGSRLLPRISALSFCTASPATAAASSSSSTAAVAAAAATASEASSTAGDPSSQPPQTARKPWGALKFAAFAAVSTAVGGTGYVSYAYSLEEVDQMTRELRKKSKQPIPEDASGFERFQAMAYSAAMKVPVAAIEVYMDVRSQIEDQIRGFSEPVSDKLLPDLAPQEQHVLTLVLDLNETLVYSDWKRERGWRTFKRPGVDAFLEHLGRFYEIVVYSDQLSMYVDPVVDRLDPKGNIRHRLSRVATKYENGKHYRDLSKLNRNPAQVLYISAHAKESSLQPENSVEIKPWKLENDDTQLLDLIPFLEYVAMARPSDIRAVLASYQSGDIAAEFIERSKEHQRRMQEQKKSGRIWRR
- the LOC100274327 gene encoding mitochondrial import inner membrane translocase subunit TIM50 isoform X1, with translation MSRVAGSRLLPRISALSFCTASPATAAASSSSSTAAVAAAAATASEASSTAGDPSSQPPQTARKPWGALKFAAFAAVSTAVGGTGYVSYAYSLEEVDQMTRELRKKSKQPIPEDASGFERFQAMAYSAAMKVPVAAIEVYMDVRSQIEDQIRRERGWRTFKRPGVDAFLEHLGRFYEIVVYSDQLSMYVDPVVDRLDPKGNIRHRLSRVATKYENGKHYRDLSKLNRNPAQVLYISAHAKESSLQPENSVEIKPWKLENDDTQLLDLIPFLEYVAMARPSDIRAVLASYQSGDIAAEFIERSKEHQRRMQEQKKSGRIWRR